Genomic DNA from Mycobacterium stomatepiae:
GATGTCGCCGGTCAAACTTCCGGTGTCAGGGGCGTCGTCGGTGCGCAGGTCGGGTCGCCAGTAGACGAGGACATCGGTGATCAACGCCGCCTTCGACGACCACCGCCGGTAGATCGCGGCCTTGCCGACGCCGGCGCGCGCGGCGATGTCGTCCATGTTGGTGGCGTCGTAACCGTTCTCGGTCAGCGCGGCAAGGGCGGCGTTGAGAATCGCGATATCCAGCGATCGGTCGAGCTTGCCAGCGGTGCGTTGGCGAAGCTTCGGTTCCATCTCACTCGTATGCCCGATACCTGCCTGGGTGTCACGCTTACCCACGCGGACCACTACACCGTTGTCAGTTGCCGGACGGGTGCGGTGTCGCTCTCGGGTTCTGCGGCAGGCTTACGCATCTTGAAGGTATCCAGCGGCCACCAGAACCAGCGGCCCAGCGCGGCCGCGATCGCCGGCGTCATGAAGGCCCGGACGATGAACGTGTCGACCAGCAGGCCCATCCCGATCGCGGTGCCGAACTGCCCGATCACCACCAGGTCGCTGACGATCATCGACGCCATCGTGGCCGCGAAGATCAGGCCGGCCGCGGTGACCACCCGGCCCGACGCGCCCATGCCCCGGATGATGCCAGTGTTGAGGCCCGCCGGGATCTCCTCCTTCAGCCGGGAAACGAGCAGCAGGTTGTAGTCGGACCCGACGGCCAACAAGATGATGACCGTCAGCGGGAGCACGATCCATTGCAGGCCGATCCCAAGGATGTCCTGCCAGAGCAGCACGGACAGACCGCAGGCGGTGCCCAGCGACGCCAGCACCGTACCGACGATCACCAGGGATGCCACCAGGCTCCGGGTGATCAGCAGCATGATCGAGAAGATCAGGATCAGCGTCGCGATGCCGGCGATCGTCAGGTCGATCTTCACGCCGTCCTGCATGTCGCTGTACATCGAGGCGGTGCCGGCCAGCGACACCTTCGCGGACTCCAGCGGAGTTCCCTTGATCGCGTCGGCGACCGCCTGCTTGATGCCTTGGACGTGCCGGATGCCGTCCACCGAGGCGGGGTCGCCCTGGTGGGTGATGATGAACCGCACCCCCTTACCGTCGGGCGAGACGAACATCTTCAGGCCGCGCTTGAAGTCGGGGTTTTTGAAGACTTCGGGCGGCAGATAGAAGCTGTCGTCGTTCTTGGCCTCGTCGAAGTAGTTGCCCATCATCGTCGAGCCTTCGGCGTTTTCTTGCATGTGCTGCTGAATGCCCGCCATCGAGCTGTGGGTGGACAGCATGTAGTCGCGCATTCTCTGCATCGACTCGATGGTCTTCGGAAAATCAGCGAGCAGTTGCGGCATCAACGTATCGAGCTTGTCGATGTCCTTGGTTGTTTTCCCGATGTCGTCGGCCATCAGGTCGATGTCGTCGAGCGTGTCGAAGATCGACCGCAGAGACCAGCACACCGGGATGTCGAAGCAGTGCTTCTCCCAATAGAAATAGGAGCGAATCGGGCGCCAGGTGTCTTCGAAATCGGCGACGTGCTGGCGCACCCCCTCGATGTCGGACTGCAATACGTGCATATCGGCAGTCATCTCGTGGGTGGTATCGGTCATCTGCTTCATGACGCCATACATGTGTTGCATGACGGCGATCGTTCTGCCCATCTCGTCGGCCTGCTCGAGCATCGACGCCATGCTGTCGTTCATGAATTTCGCGGTCTGCAGGGTGCTGGAACTGTTCATGGCGATCACGAACGGGATCGAGCTGTGCTCGATCGGCGCGCCCAGCGGTCGGGTGATGGTTTGCACCCGCCCGATGCCGCGTTCATGGAAGACGCTCTTGGCGATTCGGTCGATGATCAGCATGTCCGCCGGATCGCGCAGATCATGGTCGGCCTC
This window encodes:
- a CDS encoding MMPL/RND family transporter, which gives rise to MSNEPGSRSRIARLIRVMAVPIILFWLLVALGTTLFTPGLGEVAGKHSVPMTPRDATAFKHMMNIGHKFQEFDTDSSAMVVLEGDDKLGDSAHLFYNQIVAKLKASKHVQFLQDFWSDPLTAAGSQSPDGKAAYVQVFLDGAQGTTPAHASVAEVRKIVKSVPPPPGVKAYVAGNTALNTDTLIAAHNSMELMTLVTIGVIFVMLLIIYRSLKNAILALILVRFELYAAEGIVATAGNLDIIGLTPYAVSMVTMLTIATGTDYFIFLLGRYHEARSRGEDKEQAYYSAYNGVVHIILGSGLTIVGACLCLTATKLPYFQTMGIPCAIALVVTMLAGLTLAPALLAVASRFGFFDPKRKVSERGWRKVGTMVTRWPVPIIVVTFFIAVIGFVSLTTYVPTYNDKKFTPPDIAANVAQTAAERHFTPARMNPELLMVEADHDLRDPADMLIIDRIAKSVFHERGIGRVQTITRPLGAPIEHSSIPFVIAMNSSSTLQTAKFMNDSMASMLEQADEMGRTIAVMQHMYGVMKQMTDTTHEMTADMHVLQSDIEGVRQHVADFEDTWRPIRSYFYWEKHCFDIPVCWSLRSIFDTLDDIDLMADDIGKTTKDIDKLDTLMPQLLADFPKTIESMQRMRDYMLSTHSSMAGIQQHMQENAEGSTMMGNYFDEAKNDDSFYLPPEVFKNPDFKRGLKMFVSPDGKGVRFIITHQGDPASVDGIRHVQGIKQAVADAIKGTPLESAKVSLAGTASMYSDMQDGVKIDLTIAGIATLILIFSIMLLITRSLVASLVIVGTVLASLGTACGLSVLLWQDILGIGLQWIVLPLTVIILLAVGSDYNLLLVSRLKEEIPAGLNTGIIRGMGASGRVVTAAGLIFAATMASMIVSDLVVIGQFGTAIGMGLLVDTFIVRAFMTPAIAAALGRWFWWPLDTFKMRKPAAEPESDTAPVRQLTTV